The following proteins come from a genomic window of Montipora foliosa isolate CH-2021 chromosome 2, ASM3666993v2, whole genome shotgun sequence:
- the LOC137993527 gene encoding proteasome subunit beta type-7-like, with protein MHTKNDSTKFSKMAAIGGTVAQEHCGGFSFENCKRNVILEKMGAKLPTARKTGTTICGIVFKDGVVLGADTRATEDTIVADKNCSKIHYIAPNIYCCGAGTAADTEYVTQLISSNIQLHSLSTGRQARIVTALRMLKQRLFRYQGYISAALVLGGVDLNGPTLHTVYPHGSTDKLPYVTMGSGSLAAMSVFESRYKPNMEVEEAKQLVRDAIAAGIFNDLGSGSNVDLCVITKEGTEYLRPYDVANEKGVRQGRYSYKRGTTAVLTKDVKPIVVDVIETTGEAMEM; from the exons ATGCACACTAAGAATGACTCCACAaaattttccaagatggcggctatTGGGGGTACTGTAGCGCAAGAGCATTGTGGAGGATTTTCCTTCGAAAACTGTAAAAG GAATGTCATATTGGAGAAAATGGGTGCAAAATTGCCCACTGCTAGAAAAACTGGTACAACGATTTGCGGGATTGTCTTCAAG GACGGTGTTGTTTTAGGAGCTGACACAAGAGCAACAGAG gACACTATTGTTGCTGATAAAAATTGTTCCAAGATTCACTACATTGCTCCAAATATTTA TTGCTGCGGTGCTGGTACTGCTGCTGACACAGAGTATGTTACACAACTCATATCTTCTAATATTCAGCTGCACAGCTTGTCCACTGGACGCCAG GCCAGAATTGTTACTGCACTGCGAATGTTAAAACAGCGGCTGTTTAG ATATCAAGGTTATATCAGTGCTGCTCTGGTTCTGGGTGGTGTGGACTTGAATGGTCCAACATTACATACAGTGTACCCTCATGGCAGTACTGATAAACTGCCATATGTCACCATGG GTTCTGGTTCATTGGCTGCTATGTCAGTGTTTGAGTCACGATATAAACCCAACATGGAG GTTGAAGAAGCTAAACAGCTGGTTCGTGATGCCATTGCTGCAGGGATATTCAATGATCTT GGATCAGGAAGTAATGTTGACCTGTGTGTGATCACCAAAGAGGGCACCGAATACCTGAGGCCATATGATGTGGCAAATGAAAAGGGAGTTAGACAAGGCCGGTACTCGTACAAGAGAGGCACAACAG CTGTTCTCACAAAGGACGTCAAGCCCATTGTAGTGGATGTAATAGAGACTACAGGAGAAGCAATGGAAATGTGA